CGCCGAGGAGCTGACCAAGAAGCGGGTCAATGCGACCTATTTGCCCGGCATCGAGCTGCCGGAGACCCTCACCGCCACTCACGATTTGAGCGCCCTGGACGATTGCCGGGACGTGCTGGTGGTGGTTCCTTCCCATGGCTTCCGGGAGGTGGTGCGCTCGTTCTTGAGACAGCGGAAGAACGGCCAGGAGGTCAATCTGATCTCCGCCACCAAAGGCATCGAGACCGAGGGCTCGGCGCGCATGAGCGAGGTCTGTGCCCAAGAAGCGGCGGCGGTGGAGCAGGAAGTGGGTTTCGCCGTCCTCGCCGGACCGACCTTCGCCGCCGAGCTGTCCCGCGGCCTGCCGGCGGCGGGGGTGGTGGCTTCCGCCGACCGGGCCTTGGCCACCCGCTTGCAGGAGCTGCTGGCGGCCCCGAATTTTCGCCTCTACAACTCCAGCGACGTGGTGGGGGTGGAGATCGGCGGTACCAGCAAGAACGTCATCGCCATCGCTGCCGGGGCGGTGGTGGGGCTGGAGCTGGGGCACAATGCTTTGGCGGCCCTGATCACCCGCGGCCTGCACGAGATCACCCGCTTGGGCATCGCCTGCGGCGGCCAGGCGCGAACCTTTTCCGGCCTCGCCGGCCTCGGTGACCTGGTGCTCACCTGCACCGGCGGCCTATCCCGCAACCGCCGCGCCGGTCTCGATCTGGCCCAGGGGAAGACCCTGGAGCAGATCACCAGCGGGGCCATGGTGGCGGAGGGCATTCGCAACGCCCTGGCCATCTCCCGGCTGGCCCACCAGATGGACGTGGAGATGCCCATCACCGAGCAGATGGTGCAAGTGCTCTACGAGAACAAGCATCCCCGCCGGGCAGTGACCGA
The sequence above is drawn from the Acidobacteriota bacterium genome and encodes:
- a CDS encoding NAD(P)H-dependent glycerol-3-phosphate dehydrogenase, which produces AEELTKKRVNATYLPGIELPETLTATHDLSALDDCRDVLVVVPSHGFREVVRSFLRQRKNGQEVNLISATKGIETEGSARMSEVCAQEAAAVEQEVGFAVLAGPTFAAELSRGLPAAGVVASADRALATRLQELLAAPNFRLYNSSDVVGVEIGGTSKNVIAIAAGAVVGLELGHNALAALITRGLHEITRLGIACGGQARTFSGLAGLGDLVLTCTGGLSRNRRAGLDLAQGKTLEQITSGAMVAEGIRNALAISRLAHQMDVEMPITEQMVQVLYENKHPRRAVTELMTRELKAEAAL